The following nucleotide sequence is from Glycine max cultivar Williams 82 chromosome 9, Glycine_max_v4.0, whole genome shotgun sequence.
attaaattaaaatattcaaaatttagtaATTCCGTAATTTTTGTAGTGTTGCAACTTAATACAGTAGGGTATTAATGCAAAAAGGTTCCATCTACATACAACTAAGAGTGTATTTGGATTCGTGTTGATTAATTcaaaaaacatgtaaaaataacataattttggaTCAATGTTTACGTATTTAGTCATATGTTGAGAAATTTAGTTTAGATTTAAACTTGATATTGAGTTAAACAATTATAAGTAGTTAGCTtttatattagataaaaaatttataataaattcaacTAAAATGTATAAAGTTTACGTCTAAGGTTTTAGTTGGATTcttttgttaataataaaaaattagccaataattatgtttttgttttacattCATTAatatggaatatatatatatatatatatatatatatatatatatatatatatatatatatatatataatatatatataagacaaAAATCAATTACTTCTAGTGTGCAACATCTAATAGTAAATGCATGCGAGCGTCAAACGAAGTTATTTGAATTCAAAGCAATTTAAAAGTAGGTGGTGGTAATATGTCTatagtttcaactttcaagagtcAACAACTTTATGTATTagtgttataaaaataaaaataaactgtaTGTATTAGTATGTAGAACGTCTATACttgttttttaaacttaatttaattactttaagcATTAGACGAATATGTAGAAGTTCAACGTTGATCctgaaattttcaaaacaacCTACTTTTTAattgctttatttttgtttcgtCTTTATAtacttacataaaaaaaatatttttgccaCCCTAATTAAAATCTTATTCTTATAAACTTTGATTCTCTTGACTGATTATGATACTAATTCTTAAGTAGCTAGAGttttaattatacttaaaaCTTATCAATATTTcccaagaatattttttataagaatcaaattcaaaattttcacctCAAACATGTGTTATCAGTTAACTTACCTCATGCATGGCtgttaaataaaattcttatgAACCCATCAAATGAAGCATAGAAATCTTTTACCGAAATACGCGAAAacccaaaatttcaatttgtaAATTCAATGATAGATGCATCACTGCGTACCACCGACTTCAATTCCTATATCCCAAACCTAAAAACATTAATTCTATCCTCCATTGAACATGCAGAAgttctaaattatatatttacgaAGTATCACATCATAcaaagaataacaaaataatCTTCACATGCTATATGACATGGTTTATTAAGATCTTGTGTTCaagtaaaacaaatttgtaaagTAATTAAGCAAGATATCCCTAAACAAATACTATTAGATTATGAAAACCCATCATTATTGAAGATGTTGACTTCTCCCTCCACCTTCAACAATTTTATTAAGCAATCAATTTCTTACCAAATCTTCTTCCTCTGTTATTACGAAGTATATCACGTAGGATTATTCACACATTCAAATCTTAGTGCAATATCCACACTGCCAGTTCTTTTTATGAGAATTGATTTCATTCATAAAACTTTCAAtgtttataatttagttttcaaATCTATCAACTTCAtgataaattagtatttttaatgtgaagatgaataaatttaaaggctaaatttatcatacaattaataaatttgaagaCTAAATTGTGACAAAGTAGACTTATGTAGAGACTAAGTTAGCatataaagattaatttttaattaaattgacagATTTGGAGATATACATAGAgacttttagaaattaaatcaaCACACATCACCATTTTTAGGACCAAATCATGTATTAATTCTAAaagttgatgattttttttattttattttttataattcaaaaGGTATCCTTTATAAGCTTGAGACTCATTTAGATATTGATTAGAGGTATCAAAATGAGTTATTTGGTTTGGCCTCGCAGGTCAAGCATGAAAAGTAGGACAATTTGGTCTATCTCAAATTTCTTTTGGGTGCTTTATTTTGGTCAGTTGGTCTGGGCCAAATTGGTGATTATTTTGCCaattttaaaggaaaataaaaataaaatagtaatattCAATCAAAATAGGTTGGattatatttaaacttataatTCTTTAACTCGACTTAAACCAATCAAATTTATTCAATTCTTTTTGGGCCAAAAATATTTAGAGTACTTGATTTAATCTTTCAAGTAACCCTCCACTAATTTATCAAGTCATAACTGATTtttctcaatatatattttttccatatTCTTAAACCTAAGAATTAAACTCAGATTATATACTTAATAGACAAGACTAATTTTGATAGATTATCAAAGtctatcaattaaaaattataataaatataatttttaaaataattattataaaaatcaatcatcttatcataaacaacaaaaatcatgattaaataataacataaaaaatttaattattatttccttttaattaaattcaaagttAATTAAATGAACTTATATATATCACCTGTATATTGAAAACCAATTACTCACCCAAACAATATTACTGTTTTAGTAAATCATTTGACTTTCTTTATactgttaaatattttattttattttctatctgatttttttattttttattccattcaagtctcataattatatttaacttcaatttaaataaattcaaattttaatactaATACACGATATCagattaaaaatatgtatatttttttaataaaccaaaaaaaattatatatagtaattttAATCAAACCTAATTGAActctaatttcaaaattttagcaCAAAGTAAACAACACCACATGCGTAGcagtaacaacaacaaaaaaattgagagaaaaaaaagggtgTTAACGTGTAGCATGATATTGTACGTGTTGTGTTGGTCTTATTCATTAGTAGAAAGCGTGTCACCGAGTCTACACCCCAACAACGccaaacccaaaacaaaaaaacaacaatatcGGTTTTTTCTTTTACCCGTTCTTCCCTTTTGACGGTTATACCATGtattcataatttttcttcAACTCTTCAATGGTCaatgttctctctctctctctctctctctctctctcttcaaatTTGAATGCTTCTCTCTTAGAATAATAGTATTTTCTTTGGGGGTGGTCTAACTTTGAACACATTCATATGTATGAAACCAAGGACCCTGATCATGACCCTGTACTTATATAACACAGCACACACACGAGACATGATATATCTATGTGTGTCTGATTCtctataaatatattcatatttatattgtaCATACACGAACAAACCCAATTgaattgaagaaaatatttctCATCAAATTGTTCCAAACTTGATCACCAAAAAGCACAATTCACCTtacaaaaaacacaaattttggTTAATTGCTATAGAAGAGATGGTGTTGGGATGGAGGAGAAGGAAGGGCAGCAACAAAAACCGTCGCAAAGGTGGCAAATCCATCGCTGAGTTGGTGACTCCCAATCACTTCAGATGTCCAATTTCTCTTGACTTGATGAAGGATCCTGTGACATTGTCAACAGGGATAACCTACGATAGGGAGAGTGTGGAGATGTGGTTTGATGAAGGGAACATCACATGTCCTGTCACAAACCAGGTTGTGAGGAACTTTGACATGATTCCAAACCATTCCCTTAGGGTAATGATTCAAGATTGGTGTGTGGAGAATAGGCAACATGGGGTGGAGAGGATTCCAACACCAAGGATACCAATTGGCTCAATTGAGGTTGCTGAGCTTCTGATGCTAGTGAAGGCCTCGTCAACGGATTTGGACCAATATGGTTGCCTTGAATTGGTGCAGAAACTGAAGAGGTGGGGTGGTGAGAGTGAGAGGAACAAGAGGTGCATAGTGGACAATGGAGCACCTGTGGCATTGGCTTCATCATTTGATGCATTTGCCAATGATTCCATTGAGAGGAATGTGGTGCTTCTTGAGGAGATTTTGTCAGCACTCAATTGGATGTTTCCACTTCAATTGGAGGCACACAAGTCTTTGGGGTCTTTGGCTTCTCTAAGATGCATGGTTTGGTTCTTGAAGCACCAAGATCTCTCAGGGAAAGAGAAGTCCATTGTGGCATTGAAAGAGCTTCTGAAATTTGGTGATGTGAAGCATTTGGAGGCCTTGTCACAAATTGAAGGGGTCAATGAACTCTTGGTGGAGTTCATCAACAAGAGGATTAGTCCAACCATCACAAAGGCCTCATTGAGTGCGGTTTGGTACTTGGTTTCATCCTCTTCCAATTCAAGTGATAAGATGAGGTTGAAATTTGTTGAATTGGGTTTGGTTTCTTCTTTGCTTGACATTCTCATTGACTCAGACAAGAGCATGTGTGAGAAGGCTGTGACCATTTTGGACTCTCTATGCAGCTCTGAAGAAGGAAGGAACAAGGCTTGTGGGAATGATCTAACAATTCCtcttttggtgaagaaaattcTGAGAGTTTCACCTTTGACAACAGACTATTCTGTTTCCGCGATTTGGAAACTGTGCAAGTTtggagaaaaagatgaagggAGAACCCTTGTTGAGGCCCTTCAAGTTGGTGCCTTTCAGAAGCTCTTGTTGGTGTTGCAAGTTGGATGTGGTGATGAGACTAAGGAGAAAGCAACTGAACTTCTCAAATTGCTCAATCCTTACAGGGCTGAATTGGAATGCATAGACTCAGATTACAAGAATGTTAAGAGATCATTTTAACTTTTTGGCTgcttaattattagtatttttctatTAGAAGTAATTTTGTgctgtaaattttttttggccCAACGAATGGATCTCTGCAATCTTTGTCATGGGATTCAACGAATGGAGCATATTGAATTGTATTCTTTTTTGTATATTACAGTAAGAGTACGAATGACATATTGATATCTTCGTTTATCACATTAACTATATATCTTATCTCAGTACTTTTCTTTGTTGTCTTATCTCATTGCTGTAAAATAATTGTACTGCCTAGTTGTACAAATATAATATCTCAAATATTTTATCCCAAAAATttggtaaaatatatatatattatattagaaaagtgtcttgcaaaagaaaatgatttgCCACTTTCTTTTGAAATACCagaatgaagaaattaattaaagtaaattgTGGTATATAAGACTTGAACAAGACAAAACTTTAGGTAATTTTTTAGGTGATGATTCCGATCTaagtttgaaatcttttgtaaggtCATTGGattcttccaacaccaacggaacTGGCactgtatttctttttttctgagTTATaccaattgataattttttatctttttcacgTTTTATTCCCACTTCTTAATTtctgatttctttttcttttttttacgtGTGTTATGCAAATGTATTTTGTCTGGTACTGAATAGCATGACTTTCTTCTTATTAAAAGGTTTTCCTTAACCATAATCATTCGATGCgagaatttaatttatcatgtaCTAAAAGGATCTCGTTAATCTTATTAAATGTAGGACTTCATCCACTTCATCATTACGCATACTCCAAATTAGAAGGGCATGGTTGTAATGCGGGAATATTTGGGCACAAAGGTGTTctccaaattaaaacaaaaacattaatgGAGTTTGGAAACATTTGAACATGTGTGGTATCAAATCTTTTATGATTTGAATATTGAAACTAGATGAAACTTCATGTaccaaaaattttcttttatatgccATAATACTATATTGCGACACCTTTATGTGTTTCTTCAAAACTTTGGTTGGCAAACACGGTGTTATTCTAAGCTAAGACTCTCCAACTTAAGAGAAAGGCATGGTTGAAGTGTGGAATCATTTGAGTATGTTTGACATGAAAGCTTTTGTCATGTGAATGGGAATTACGTATATAATAGGATGATCTTTGGGAAAAAgagttgttatatttttttagttactcTGTTGAACTTGAGAGAAAAGCACAAGAAGCTTTTAtatctaattttatattttaaaatgtttatctagttatcataatttttaaatattttaaattaaatatgcttttttcccttaaaaaaaaCCCCACAAATAAACGGATCCTATATGATCCAAAAGCTAGCTTCTACATTTTGGCCCCATCCAACCTAAAATACCACATTTCTTCCATTACCTATTTATAGTGTGTGCGGTTTCACATTAATTAGGAAGTATCATAATTGATTTTGTATCTTCTCAAACGTGATTTCATTTAAGATATAGATCTTTCATTATTGTTAAGTAAAATAATgatacatataattttaaataaatgctATATAAGTTGAAAAAATCGTTCATACAAAATTCAACTGGATTCAAggataaatattaaatgtaataAAGTGACAAGCATTTTCATTGATCAACGAGTCAAAAAGCGTGTAAACTCTGTTTAAACAATTCATGCTAAACCATTATTCTTGTGAGCCATTTTTCTTAATACGCTGCACAACTATGATGACTTTGCCAGTTTAGTTTGAAAGAAATTAGGTAATGTAGGAGTTTGCAGGAAACTTTATATAcccagagaaaaagaaaaagaaaaagaaaactgtgGAGAATGATTTTCCGTCATGAAATTCTCATGtacatcttaaaataaaataaaaaagtaattattgatGTTTACAgctaacattgacaagagatcCATGCCTGGGACAGCGATTTAAGTTGAACTCTCTCAAGAACCTTCTATAAATTGCATAGAGTGTAAGACTTGAAACCAATAGGAGGTCATTTTCATAGCTTATGGTCTGAATTAATTGGAAACACCGTGACTTGAAAGCATGAGTCCAAAATGATTGATAGTTagaatttttaataaactttttataatatcaaaatatattaagttagattatcaagagtttttaaaaaatacatgaattCATAGAGTTTGATCAACACGCAGCGAAATCTTAACACGCAACGGAATCTTACACGTTTAAATCTCTCTATTTTCCTTCgcgtaaaaaaataatgattcatgtttaaaagaaaattttaaaattttaatactcaactccattccaattgatatttAAGAGAACCGACAAGatttctataatattttttttaaaaaaataatttacttattttaaaataagttataagTGGGAGAAAACTCAATCTCAATCGAAACATTTTTTTCCTGTCAAAATCAAGTTAGGGTAAGATGAATACCCACAAATTTATACTTACTTGCCATGCCAGTTTTACGAATTATATTTTTCCTATTTGAGTTTCAAACTCCACAAGTCGTATTCATTAGCGATTTCATTAACCCTTTCCCACTAAACATTCATATCCCCAATTTCAAATCACTCTAATCAAACTAGCATATGtgcacataaaaaataaattaattaattaaacttacATGTATACTTAATAGTGATgcgaaatatatttaaacatgttatattagcaataattttgataagatatgtatataaatatgttaCGTTAccactcataattttttttttgtggtaataTATATGATACGTGTTTAAAATTCCATTATGTAATATAAgtgattattttgaaattatgtgACGTAATATATTTAGATACATATTATGTCATTTATATATAAACAGTAGTTAGAgtcattttaaaaagaattaaatttatatttgatgtaaaagaaattaaaactcaCAAGAATTAGaaccaaaaaaattgttttaaaaaattaaaatagaatttagtAATAATTTAGAacaatttaaaacataatttacctTAAAATAGTT
It contains:
- the LOC100817623 gene encoding U-box domain-containing protein 21, producing the protein MVLGWRRRKGSNKNRRKGGKSIAELVTPNHFRCPISLDLMKDPVTLSTGITYDRESVEMWFDEGNITCPVTNQVVRNFDMIPNHSLRVMIQDWCVENRQHGVERIPTPRIPIGSIEVAELLMLVKASSTDLDQYGCLELVQKLKRWGGESERNKRCIVDNGAPVALASSFDAFANDSIERNVVLLEEILSALNWMFPLQLEAHKSLGSLASLRCMVWFLKHQDLSGKEKSIVALKELLKFGDVKHLEALSQIEGVNELLVEFINKRISPTITKASLSAVWYLVSSSSNSSDKMRLKFVELGLVSSLLDILIDSDKSMCEKAVTILDSLCSSEEGRNKACGNDLTIPLLVKKILRVSPLTTDYSVSAIWKLCKFGEKDEGRTLVEALQVGAFQKLLLVLQVGCGDETKEKATELLKLLNPYRAELECIDSDYKNVKRSF